Genomic segment of Candidatus Chlorohelix allophototropha:
AAAAGGATAACGTAGGCGGGTGGTTGGCGCACCGCCGAACCCGGATATTTGGCAATATCTCGCAGATCATAAAGGGGAGTTAGCCCTTGCTCTGCCTGAACCTGCCGGGTGTAATAGCTGCGAAAGTCGGGTCCGCGATAGGTATCATTTAAAAACACTTGCCCGTGAAGATATATAAAGCTAAGAATAGCAGCGATAGCAAACGCCCACGCGAACAGTCCCGCAAAATATTTCTCAGAGCCTTTGCGCGTGTACGCCACCAGCGATATGCCAAACGCCGCAAGCTGGCTGACCATTATCACCGAGTCGCTGTTTAAGTCACTTAAGCTAAGACGATTGAAGCTAAATTGTGCTAACGGCAGCACAGGCAAAAAACAGGCAGCATAGATAAAGGCTGCGGGTAAGCTAGGGGCGCGTACCACAAATTTATTGGCAGCATATAACGCCAGACAACCAACCCAAGCCACAAATGTCCACGGCGCGTAACCCGGTTCGGCGGCTTCACGCCAGAAAAGCAAACTGGCAAGCAGCATTGCACCCGCTATGACATGCATGCCGTTAATCCAGAGCGGATTGCGAGTAAAGAAACGAGTCCATGCGCGTATCGCCAAACTCATCAACCCTAGCAAGAGCGGCAATATGAGCGAAGCAGCCCAACCCTTGAAACCGTAGGCTGCGTAATCCGGTTCTAATTTAAATGAGTAGACAATAGCGGCAAGGTTGCGGGTATCGCCCTTGCCCGGTTGGAAAGTGCCATCCGCATCGAATTTGAGCAAGAGCGGGTTAGTACGTGGGGCAAGTTGAGCCGGTAAATTAAAGGTTATAACGCTCCCTTCCGCCATACCGTTTATAGGGAATTGCCCGATGGCGGTAGTAACACCGTCCAGTTGGTAGGAAACGGTCAGGGTAGCGCCGACTCGATCGGGAGAACGGGCGGGGCGGGGCGCGCTAGCAACCAACGACAGTTTGCGAGGCAATAACGTTAGAGTCCATGGCAATTCAAGCGTGGCTGATTTAGCCATCCAACGATAGCTGTTTTCTGTATTCTGGTGGTCGGTAGGGCGTTTCTCCGGCGCATAAAAGCCGTTGCCCAAATACACCAAATCAAGCCGATTATCCCCGCCAAAGTCAATTACAAAGGGAGTGTTGAGAAGAGCCAACGCCCACGCCAGCGCCATAATCAGACCTGTGAGCGGTACTGCTTTTAACTTTAAGGATGGTTTGAAGGTAGTAGAACTCAAGCGTCAATTATTCCTATCATTAGTGCAACCAGATCGGGTAAAGCATATCACAAATTAACGGCAGTTTGGTAATCGCTAACAAGCGCAAACAAAAACCGGTTCTGGATTGGAACCGGCTTTTCGATAAG
This window contains:
- a CDS encoding glycosyltransferase family 87 protein; protein product: MSSTTFKPSLKLKAVPLTGLIMALAWALALLNTPFVIDFGGDNRLDLVYLGNGFYAPEKRPTDHQNTENSYRWMAKSATLELPWTLTLLPRKLSLVASAPRPARSPDRVGATLTVSYQLDGVTTAIGQFPINGMAEGSVITFNLPAQLAPRTNPLLLKFDADGTFQPGKGDTRNLAAIVYSFKLEPDYAAYGFKGWAASLILPLLLGLMSLAIRAWTRFFTRNPLWINGMHVIAGAMLLASLLFWREAAEPGYAPWTFVAWVGCLALYAANKFVVRAPSLPAAFIYAACFLPVLPLAQFSFNRLSLSDLNSDSVIMVSQLAAFGISLVAYTRKGSEKYFAGLFAWAFAIAAILSFIYLHGQVFLNDTYRGPDFRSYYTRQVQAEQGLTPLYDLRDIAKYPGSAVRQPPAYVILFWLPVRLFGQDAYTALLFWRIVNELILIPILLILGKLFGLKRGMLPAILFLVLSFRQLAENVALGQPNYILLLCLSLTALLLKQGREGWAGSVLAYPIWLKLLPVFSGAYFLLEKRWRGLLGLIAGSVVVNVLTGLVIGWDNLWFYFTRALWSVNEPEIGLVNHSFWGFAGRLAVNEVDGSFSGQPFPRELVIFCYLFAALAFGLSLWIIWRAPAKDWLVQQLKFGTLLLMALLIAPFNWKQYAIMSLVVIVALVVMLGRRNAAKWQLAVFAVAYGLLASDQNVQFFPDRAYGLARIASSTFFYALFALWLLCLVLVRRPLRENTEA